Part of the Selenomonadales bacterium genome is shown below.
ACAAAATATGTTATAATGATAATACTCTGATACACCGAATTTTTTATAACACAAACTAAATCTATTATCGCCGGCAGGAGGAACAAATATGGCTCTGACACTTGATGATAAACTTGTCGTTGGAATCTCTTCTCGAGCATTATTTGACTTAGAAGAAGAAAACAGAATATTTGACCAAGAAGGTCTTGAATCTTATTCCCAATATCAACTTGAGCATGAAAATGATATCTTGAAACCGGGAACAGCATTTCCTTTGATCAAAGCCCTTCATAACTTGAATAAAGAAGGGCGTTATTCGACCGAGATCATCATCATGTCCAAGAATAGTGCAGATACGTCCTTACGTATCTTCAACTCTATCGACCATTATGGTCTAAAGATCAGCCGCGCCGCACTTGTAGGCGGAACATCTATTGTGCCTTACCTTGCTGCCTTCCGAACAGATCTCTTTTTGTCAGCAAACGAGCTTGATGTACAAGAGGCGATCAACGCAAACTTCGCCGCCGGTCTTATCTGCTCTCACTCCAATCTGCCGCTCGATCCCAATAAGGAGATCAACCAGATCAGGATAGCCTTCGACGGAGATGCAGTCTTATTTTCAGATGAAGCCGAGCGGATATATCAGCAACAAGGCTTGGAGGCATTTACCGCACACGAACAGGCCAACGCAAGAAAACCGTTGCCCGAAGGCCCGTTTGCTAAATTATTAAAAACGATCTCTATTATCCAAAACGAGTTTCCAAACGAGCCTGTACCGATTCGAACCGCCCTCGTCACAGCACGCAATGCGCCTGCACACGAACGAGTCATCAGAACGCTCCGCGC
Proteins encoded:
- a CDS encoding 5'-nucleotidase gives rise to the protein MALTLDDKLVVGISSRALFDLEEENRIFDQEGLESYSQYQLEHENDILKPGTAFPLIKALHNLNKEGRYSTEIIIMSKNSADTSLRIFNSIDHYGLKISRAALVGGTSIVPYLAAFRTDLFLSANELDVQEAINANFAAGLICSHSNLPLDPNKEINQIRIAFDGDAVLFSDEAERIYQQQGLEAFTAHEQANARKPLPEGPFAKLLKTISIIQNEFPNEPVPIRTALVTARNAPAHERVIRTLRAWNVRIDEAFFLGGIQKSEILKAFDANIFFDDQPTHIGPASQLVPAARVPYKKNNDIE